Proteins co-encoded in one Listeria ivanovii subsp. ivanovii genomic window:
- the atpE gene encoding F0F1 ATP synthase subunit C produces MSLGVIAAAIAVGLGALGAGIGNGLIVSKTVEGVARQPEARSMLQSIMFVGVALVEALPIIAVVIAFMVLNK; encoded by the coding sequence ATGTCTTTAGGTGTTATTGCAGCTGCTATTGCTGTTGGATTAGGTGCATTAGGTGCGGGTATTGGTAATGGTCTTATTGTATCAAAAACTGTCGAGGGTGTTGCGCGTCAACCAGAAGCGCGTTCTATGCTACAATCAATCATGTTCGTTGGTGTTGCGTTAGTTGAGGCCCTTCCTATCATCGCTGTTGTTATTGCG